Within Natronocella acetinitrilica, the genomic segment AGACCAGACCGATTGCGATGAACGACGCGATCAGCAGGACCAGGGACATGGCGCCGGCAGCCTCGTCGTCAAAGGCCTGAACGCGGTCGTAGATGGCGATGGCCACGGTCTTCGTCTCGCCGTCGATGGCCCCGCCCACCATCAGCACCACGCCGAATTCGCCAATGGTGTGGACGAAGGTGAGCACCATGGCCGAGATGAGGCCCGGCCAGATCAACGGTAGTTCGATGCGCGTCAGGGTGCGGGAGGTGGACAGTCCACAACACCAGGCGGCCTCACGTACATGGGCGGGGACGGTCTCGAATGCCCGTTGAACCGGCTGTATTGCGAAAGGGAGATTGAAGATCACCGATGCCAGCACGATCCCGGCAAAGCTGAAGTTCAACCCATCGCCGGTGAACGCAAGCCACAGTTGGCCGATGGGAGCGTCGCGGCTGAAGCTGACCAGCAGATAGTAGCCGAGGACGGTGGGCGGCAGCACCAGGGGCAGGGCGATCAGCGCTTCGACGAAGCCACGACCACGAAAGCGATGATAGGCCAGCCAGCGCCCCACCAGCAGGCCAATGGGTAACAGGATGGCGGTGGTCCAGGCCGCGAGCTCCACTGAGAGTCTGAACGCCGTCCAGTCCATCGTGTCAGGGTGTGTCCGGCAACTCGAAGCCGAAGTCCGCGAGCACGGCGCGGGCCGCTTCTTGCTGCAGATAGTCGTAAAAGGCCCGAGCTGTCTCACCGGCATCTGCCACCAGTGCCATGCGCTGCCGCAGGGGATCGTGGGCGCTTTCCGGAATCAGGGCGTAGGTAGCACGCTCGGCCAATGGCCCACCGCGCACCAGGGAGTAGGCGATGATGCCTCCATCGGTGTCACCGGAAAGCGCGTATCTTGCGGCCTGCGACACGTTCTCTCCATAGACGAGCCGTGGCTCGATCAGCTCCCACTGTCCGGCAGCCTGCAGTGCCTGTCTGGCCGCAACGCCGTATGGCGCATGGTCCGGATTGGCGATGGCGAAGCGCCGCAGCGTGCGGTCATCCAGGGCGGAGCGCAGGCGGACCAGGCTGCCATCCACAATCCTGTCCTCTCCTCGGGGTGCGACAATAACGATGCGGCCGATGGCATACAGGATGCCGCCATCCTCGAGATGCCCTTCCTCGTGCAGAGCATGGACGTAAGTCTCGTCCGCCGACAGGTACAACTCATAGGGAGCACCCTGGGCGATCTGCCGGCGGAAGTTACCGCTGGAGCCGAAATTAAGCCGGACGCTGCGGCCTGTTTCGGCCTCGAATTGTTCGGCAATTTCCGATAAAGCAAACTGCAGGTCCGAAGCGGCAGCGATTACCGGACGGTCCTGCTGGGCATGCATGGATAAGGGCAGTGCCAGCGTGGTGCTCAGGATTGCGGTGCGCAGAAGGGCTTTTAACACGGTAGGCTCCCATGAACCGTCTGGCGAATTCGCTGTATATCAGAAAATATAACGGACGTGACGATGACACAAATCAGGGCTGTTCGCGACGTGGCTTCGGAGGACGGCGATGACGTGCG encodes:
- the modB gene encoding molybdate ABC transporter permease subunit produces the protein MDWTAFRLSVELAAWTTAILLPIGLLVGRWLAYHRFRGRGFVEALIALPLVLPPTVLGYYLLVSFSRDAPIGQLWLAFTGDGLNFSFAGIVLASVIFNLPFAIQPVQRAFETVPAHVREAAWCCGLSTSRTLTRIELPLIWPGLISAMVLTFVHTIGEFGVVLMVGGAIDGETKTVAIAIYDRVQAFDDEAAGAMSLVLLIASFIAIGLVYGLAGRARGVGVR
- the modA gene encoding molybdate ABC transporter substrate-binding protein; this encodes MLKALLRTAILSTTLALPLSMHAQQDRPVIAAASDLQFALSEIAEQFEAETGRSVRLNFGSSGNFRRQIAQGAPYELYLSADETYVHALHEEGHLEDGGILYAIGRIVIVAPRGEDRIVDGSLVRLRSALDDRTLRRFAIANPDHAPYGVAARQALQAAGQWELIEPRLVYGENVSQAARYALSGDTDGGIIAYSLVRGGPLAERATYALIPESAHDPLRQRMALVADAGETARAFYDYLQQEAARAVLADFGFELPDTP